In a genomic window of Phragmites australis chromosome 14, lpPhrAust1.1, whole genome shotgun sequence:
- the LOC133891452 gene encoding protein CURVATURE THYLAKOID 1B, chloroplastic-like — MATACRFAVPLGLAQLPRSRTGAVAVAQCGSKIPRSVAVRATSGGEGSAETPEIIKAAQDAWDKVDDKYAVATIGVAAIVALWTAVGAIKAIDKLPLLPSVLEIVGIGYTGWFTYRNLIFQPDREALISKIKITYNEITGTSS, encoded by the exons ATGGCCACCGCCTGCCGCTTCGCCGTGCCGCTCGGCCTCGCCCAGCTGCCCCGCAGCCGCACCGGCGCCGTGGCCGTCGCCCAATGCG GCTCCAAGATTCCGAGAAGCGTCGCCGTCAGAGCGACGTCCGGCGGCGAGGGCTCGGCGGAGACGCCGGAGATCATCAAGGCTGCGCAGGACGCG TGGGACAAAGTTGACGACAAGTACGCCGTAGCCACCATCGGAGTTGCAGCAATCGTCGCGCTCTGGACGGCGGTAGGAGCGATCAAG GCCATCGACAAGCTTCCTCTTTTGCCTAGTGTCCTTGAGATTGTGGGAATTGGCTACACAGGG TGGTTCACATACCGTAACCTCATCTTCCAGCCAGACAG GGAAGCTCTGATTAGTAAAATCAAGATCACCTACAACGAAATCACCGGGACCAGCAGCTAA